From one Bacteroides intestinalis DSM 17393 genomic stretch:
- a CDS encoding STAS-like domain-containing protein, whose translation MKTTVFKFRSFGENLGARVLGEKVRQDLIATIESSECVILDFEGVNVVSNSFADECIAKLIPILGFNKLKQKTTFRNINDFARKNVLIALRRRLSIICSE comes from the coding sequence ATGAAAACGACAGTATTCAAATTTAGATCATTCGGTGAAAACCTTGGAGCCCGGGTTTTGGGTGAAAAGGTTCGTCAGGACTTGATAGCAACTATCGAATCCTCTGAGTGTGTGATTTTAGACTTTGAAGGAGTGAATGTTGTTTCCAATTCATTTGCAGATGAATGTATCGCAAAACTGATCCCTATTTTAGGGTTTAATAAGTTGAAGCAAAAAACTACTTTTAGAAATATAAATGACTTTGCACGAAAAAATGTTCTGATAGCCCTTCGACGGAGATTGTCCATAATATGTTCAGAATAA
- a CDS encoding type II toxin-antitoxin system RelE/ParE family toxin, protein MKVREVVTYKGYFDEFFKQQPQKVRDKIIKVLDIIEQIDRIPLTYLKYIEGTNGLFEVRVQLGNNIFRIFCFFDGNKLVVLLSGFQKKTQKTPSEEIKRAERLMTDYYEEKGKETFK, encoded by the coding sequence ATGAAAGTTAGAGAAGTAGTAACATATAAAGGCTATTTTGATGAGTTTTTCAAGCAACAACCGCAAAAGGTTCGTGATAAAATCATCAAAGTATTAGATATTATCGAGCAGATAGACCGAATACCCTTGACATACCTAAAATACATTGAGGGGACTAATGGGTTATTTGAGGTTCGTGTACAGCTTGGCAATAATATATTTCGTATCTTTTGTTTCTTCGATGGTAACAAGTTGGTAGTTCTATTAAGTGGCTTTCAAAAAAAGACCCAAAAGACACCCTCCGAAGAAATAAAAAGAGCTGAACGCCTGATGACTGATTATTACGAAGAAAAAGGAAAGGAGACATTCAAATGA
- a CDS encoding helix-turn-helix domain-containing protein, translated as MNTKTLDQIKDEYYGEVGMPERDRLERELVALRIGFKIRSAREKLDLTQAELASRIDKKRTFISKVENDGENITLKTLFDIVERGLGGKLNIEVQL; from the coding sequence ATGAATACAAAGACATTAGATCAGATTAAAGATGAATATTACGGTGAAGTCGGGATGCCGGAACGGGATCGGCTCGAACGAGAACTTGTGGCTTTGCGCATCGGTTTCAAAATACGAAGTGCCAGAGAGAAGTTGGATTTGACACAGGCGGAACTTGCAAGTCGTATTGACAAGAAACGAACATTCATATCAAAAGTCGAAAATGATGGAGAGAATATTACTCTCAAAACATTGTTTGATATTGTAGAGCGTGGACTTGGTGGTAAACTTAACATTGAGGTTCAGCTATAA
- a CDS encoding tyrosine-type recombinase/integrase, producing the protein MNRNEVTLQKMFSIIIEELRENSRWGTAHIYQATSNAFSAFVNNQELPLRKLNSAILKRFENHLRQRNCSWNTVSTYIKTIRSVYHRAVDMKCARYIPRLFEHVYTGTRADRKKSLETSDISYLVRQTEMSIQETNYLSQNQQTKVFFVLMFMLRGIPFVDLAYLHKRDLQGNVLSYRRRKTGRALTVMLTPEVMQLVRLVADRNMDSPYLFPILQSEEGSEAAYREYQSALRGFNRRLSTLKQSIGMKSALSTYAARHTWATMAYHCEIHPGIISEAMGHSSIAVTETYLKPFSNKKIDEANRIVISFVKSGGYLV; encoded by the coding sequence ATGAATAGAAATGAAGTTACTTTACAGAAGATGTTCTCAATAATAATTGAGGAACTTCGCGAAAACAGCCGATGGGGAACAGCGCATATCTATCAGGCTACGTCAAATGCCTTTTCTGCATTTGTAAACAATCAAGAACTGCCCTTACGTAAATTAAATTCCGCAATACTGAAGCGGTTTGAGAACCATCTGAGGCAGCGGAACTGTAGTTGGAATACGGTTTCTACCTACATAAAAACAATACGCTCTGTCTACCACAGAGCTGTTGATATGAAATGCGCCCGGTATATACCAAGACTGTTTGAACACGTTTATACGGGTACGCGTGCGGATAGAAAGAAATCATTGGAAACATCGGATATAAGCTACCTGGTTCGTCAAACGGAAATGAGCATACAAGAAACAAATTATTTATCTCAAAATCAGCAGACAAAGGTATTCTTCGTTCTTATGTTTATGCTGCGTGGCATTCCGTTTGTCGACCTGGCCTACCTGCACAAGAGAGATCTGCAGGGCAATGTATTGTCTTACCGTCGTCGTAAAACCGGACGGGCTTTGACGGTGATGCTTACCCCTGAGGTAATGCAGTTGGTGCGTCTGGTAGCTGATAGGAATATGGATTCACCTTATCTGTTTCCTATTCTACAGAGTGAGGAAGGTTCAGAGGCTGCATACCGGGAATACCAGTCTGCTTTGAGAGGCTTTAACCGGCGCTTGTCTACTCTAAAACAATCTATTGGAATGAAGTCTGCTCTCAGTACTTATGCCGCCCGACATACCTGGGCTACAATGGCTTATCACTGTGAAATTCATCCCGGAATCATCTCGGAAGCAATGGGACATTCGTCCATTGCAGTTACAGAAACTTATCTGAAGCCTTTTAGTAATAAGAAGATAGATGAAGCTAATCGGATAGTAATTTCTTTTGTAAAAAGTGGCGGATATTTAGTATAA
- a CDS encoding PL29 family lyase N-terminal domain-containing protein, which produces MNKKFLSAILFGALMIGSTGTFTSCKDYDDDISNLQGQIDANKSAITELQSQINSGEWVAGVTSTADGIIVKLGNGKEYSITNGKDGANGSNGADGQNGISPKITVADGYIKVSYDNGTTYTNLIALSELKGEQGGQGEKGEDGITPTFSVGSDGHLYVQYGDDTTTKKDLGISISGIYYVEDGVTVKIYMPKKTGDTIAYDTLVLPRTAAITSVEAVGAQSWFSWDDNSSKTITLSYGKNEQGKAIEFNGKSYAKDALLSSAKSIVIAQVNPTMADASLYNFYLTDSKGNSNYVISSVEANQSVDPITRADATPNKGLYNMTVGFKEGVSYDDISNSNSGIAYAIATKDAYGNEILSKYDVKVSTSRGTTNLYTNTAQVEIGKAEALDQYIWGNNIIDYYFTIEKDQTANKEATGAELNGNTISGKKAGYLYVTVHYLTSTGEHKSDKTIRVGFVPAGTEADLADVIWTMTAAANKKTVSVDATALADYLTVGASRSFSIKYATDSDADKYGVIEGITGPNFSSEIDEFGYTKWKASFIFDETLVAPTTYIGTIHFNGNGSTRPEKDVTVKIVVNAATTFDFKPLDAYFNTAKTEATAYGTANGTNITYDLFELFNIGNADKVNVRFAEKVPAAYTEGGVQYTANPWLSNASVSAITVDKAGVNTTNHTFGGAYYAREITASYIPFGNSKVEPIKFAFNLTIKSEIFEGELKYTGKTKEVNGGTNATLKLSEISSKDVFGKTYNVLTDTRVNKHIVKLADANAQEYLSLDKTEFSSTTDIITISKKSSSTAIVTPPTCKVQLIVVDEWGKSLSSTDILVTVTK; this is translated from the coding sequence ATGAACAAAAAATTTCTAAGTGCAATCCTGTTCGGGGCTTTAATGATAGGCTCTACAGGAACGTTTACGTCTTGTAAGGACTACGACGATGACATTAGTAACTTGCAGGGACAAATTGATGCCAATAAATCTGCTATTACAGAGCTGCAAAGCCAAATTAATAGTGGTGAGTGGGTTGCAGGCGTTACTTCTACTGCTGACGGAATCATTGTGAAGTTAGGTAATGGTAAAGAATACTCCATTACTAATGGTAAAGATGGCGCTAATGGCTCAAACGGTGCGGATGGACAAAATGGCATCAGTCCTAAAATAACTGTAGCAGATGGTTATATTAAGGTAAGCTATGACAATGGTACAACCTATACCAACTTAATCGCTCTTTCTGAATTGAAAGGTGAACAAGGTGGTCAAGGTGAAAAAGGTGAAGATGGAATCACTCCAACTTTCTCTGTTGGTTCCGATGGACATCTGTATGTACAATACGGTGATGACACCACTACTAAAAAAGATTTAGGAATCTCTATCAGTGGTATCTATTACGTGGAAGATGGTGTTACGGTGAAAATCTATATGCCGAAGAAGACTGGTGATACCATTGCTTATGATACTTTGGTATTACCAAGAACAGCTGCAATTACTAGTGTTGAAGCTGTAGGTGCTCAGAGTTGGTTTAGCTGGGATGATAACTCTTCAAAAACGATAACACTTTCTTATGGTAAGAATGAGCAAGGCAAAGCCATTGAATTCAATGGAAAATCTTATGCAAAAGATGCCCTTCTTTCATCTGCTAAATCTATCGTAATAGCTCAAGTGAATCCTACAATGGCTGATGCCAGTTTATACAATTTCTATTTGACGGATTCTAAAGGAAATTCAAATTATGTGATCTCTTCAGTAGAAGCAAATCAGAGTGTAGATCCTATCACGCGCGCTGATGCGACTCCTAATAAGGGATTGTATAATATGACTGTTGGATTCAAGGAAGGGGTAAGCTATGATGATATCTCTAACTCGAATTCAGGTATTGCTTATGCAATTGCAACTAAGGACGCTTATGGTAATGAAATACTTTCTAAATATGACGTAAAAGTTTCTACCTCGAGAGGAACTACAAACTTGTATACAAATACTGCTCAAGTTGAAATAGGTAAAGCAGAAGCTTTAGATCAGTATATTTGGGGGAATAATATAATCGATTACTATTTCACAATAGAAAAAGATCAAACTGCCAACAAAGAAGCTACAGGTGCTGAACTGAATGGAAATACTATCAGTGGCAAGAAGGCTGGATATTTGTATGTTACTGTTCATTATTTAACAAGTACAGGCGAACACAAGTCTGATAAAACCATTAGGGTAGGATTTGTACCAGCTGGTACGGAAGCTGATTTGGCTGATGTTATTTGGACTATGACAGCTGCTGCAAACAAGAAGACAGTTTCTGTGGATGCAACTGCATTAGCTGATTATTTGACAGTAGGCGCTTCACGTTCATTTAGTATTAAATATGCTACTGATAGTGATGCGGATAAGTATGGTGTTATTGAAGGTATTACAGGACCTAACTTTAGCAGTGAAATAGATGAGTTTGGTTACACTAAGTGGAAAGCAAGTTTCATATTTGATGAGACGCTAGTTGCCCCTACTACTTATATCGGAACTATACATTTCAATGGAAACGGTTCTACTAGGCCTGAAAAAGATGTAACAGTTAAGATCGTGGTAAATGCTGCTACAACATTCGACTTCAAGCCTTTGGATGCTTACTTCAATACTGCTAAGACTGAAGCAACTGCTTACGGTACAGCCAATGGCACTAACATTACTTATGATCTGTTTGAACTGTTCAATATTGGAAATGCAGATAAAGTAAATGTACGGTTCGCAGAGAAAGTTCCGGCAGCTTATACAGAAGGTGGTGTTCAATATACTGCTAATCCATGGCTGAGTAACGCTTCTGTTTCTGCTATTACTGTTGATAAAGCAGGAGTTAATACAACCAATCATACATTTGGTGGAGCATACTATGCTCGTGAGATCACTGCATCTTATATTCCGTTTGGTAATTCTAAGGTTGAACCAATTAAGTTTGCATTTAACTTGACTATCAAGTCTGAAATCTTTGAAGGTGAACTTAAATATACAGGTAAGACCAAAGAAGTTAACGGTGGTACGAATGCTACATTAAAATTGTCTGAAATTTCTTCAAAAGATGTATTTGGAAAGACTTATAACGTATTAACTGACACACGTGTGAATAAACATATAGTTAAGCTGGCTGATGCAAATGCTCAGGAATATCTAAGTCTTGATAAGACTGAGTTTAGTAGTACAACTGATATAATTACGATTTCTAAGAAGTCTTCAAGCACTGCTATTGTAACTCCGCCGACATGCAAAGTACAGCTTATCGTAGTTGACGAGTGGGGTAAGAGTTTAAGTAGTACTGATATTCTTGTAACAGTTACTAAGTAG
- a CDS encoding DUF3791 domain-containing protein has translation MTSMQRMTDEQLRMIFAASCIEAAARRKGISATEMYRRMTRVGMIEEYILPYYDLLHTQSREYITDTTLETLHNWEAAGKTKKGGRL, from the coding sequence ATGACAAGTATGCAACGAATGACTGACGAACAACTGCGAATGATATTCGCTGCTTCGTGTATCGAAGCAGCTGCCCGTCGCAAAGGTATATCTGCCACTGAGATGTACCGCCGTATGACACGTGTTGGCATGATAGAGGAGTACATTCTCCCCTATTATGATCTACTACACACTCAAAGCCGTGAATATATAACCGATACCACCCTTGAAACCTTGCATAACTGGGAAGCAGCCGGAAAAACAAAGAAAGGAGGTAGACTATGA
- a CDS encoding DUF3990 domain-containing protein: MSILVYHGAADTVRKPLASYGRPDLDFGQGFYVTTLRCQAERWAQIVNLRLLRGTPCLNIYEIDIERIHQAYRCLHFETYNRDWLDFIVHSRKGLRPWQEYDFVEGGVANDRVVDTVESYIAGTMPAEIALEQLAQHQPNNQMCLLNQHLIDECLHFKECLSLSIVQKGGRL, from the coding sequence ATGAGCATCCTCGTCTATCATGGTGCAGCCGACACTGTGAGAAAGCCACTGGCATCCTACGGACGTCCTGATCTTGACTTTGGGCAGGGTTTCTATGTTACCACCCTCCGATGTCAGGCCGAACGTTGGGCACAAATTGTCAACTTACGTTTGTTACGAGGTACTCCCTGTCTCAACATCTATGAGATAGATATAGAACGTATCCACCAGGCCTATCGCTGCCTGCATTTCGAAACCTATAATCGTGACTGGCTCGACTTCATCGTACACAGTCGCAAAGGGCTGAGACCTTGGCAGGAATACGACTTTGTAGAAGGAGGCGTAGCAAACGATCGTGTAGTAGATACAGTGGAAAGTTATATAGCGGGAACTATGCCTGCTGAAATAGCTCTTGAACAGCTAGCACAACATCAGCCCAATAACCAGATGTGCCTGCTCAACCAGCACCTCATCGACGAATGCCTGCACTTCAAAGAATGTCTGTCCTTAAGTATCGTACAGAAAGGAGGTAGGTTATGA
- a CDS encoding DUF3791 domain-containing protein: protein MISDLLLWNKIGRIIVLLGERLNISSERALGIFYESETCGRLHDPETGLYLMGDLYIVNDVIRELQDKMG from the coding sequence ATGATAAGCGACCTTCTCCTCTGGAACAAAATAGGACGTATCATCGTATTATTGGGTGAACGCCTCAATATCTCTTCCGAACGCGCCCTCGGCATCTTCTATGAGTCCGAGACTTGCGGACGACTGCACGATCCGGAAACGGGACTATATCTAATGGGCGACCTGTATATCGTAAACGATGTAATTAGAGAATTGCAGGATAAGATGGGATAG
- a CDS encoding PspA/IM30 family protein: protein MNKKFLSAILFGALMVGSTGTFTSCKDYDDDIKDLQGQLDKKASLDELNSKVSALEAAINGAKTDATAAKTKAEEALTKAQEALDKAGQGGSSAEIEALKAALEKAQSDLQKQIDKLASLDDVTAKVAALKKELEADFVTDEKLQVLSTKVQTLTDEVVKLIGHRLTSLAVIPTTHINGIAAITFTTLQYTPQKYQVVADHKSEVHATTPVLDHVNAATKANYISTEKNKAYFHVSPSIGIRTQDIKLPSFDGLKSENIITRAGVEITNNKPIEVTGYNINDKGVLEVTFKKEKSFLNTQLNTSTTGTKESFYMASLKAPIAEANYTEDEAKDLAAGKIDGVYVNSEYARIEELIKLPYLANMRTDYSKTTTGNFADETQTDANGKFYVHYHDSICLYKSDANSLIDVYQPYDKALDLKTLVKVCVSDINNDHSKHEGLDNYADYGLAFRFRLANAAYIPQNDNTNKTDQQKFAQIDSPESGIMTSKVYNIPESATAVGREPIVCVSLIDTQNGNALIAQRYIKIKWTMEGKTLSVPFQPTLFNCTVENRVNTEMMNTMIYDKAKTGGMTKNEFHSIYTQFVDGTGAGTAIDIANPEEGVESHNILWTLSETDLGVFWPTQQEKTFTKTVTYKDPKGINADITVVMTRTIYMPALNVWGHMGTYWKGDKVYEVFNINPIVYGTKESNPAWNVVTGTNPTCNIYTDLLNGFLDDRYKKPTDGAAGVVYYTDKNVAGKKFYYPSFGPAQAGATMGANSNGIYYNDLGVRFVFDKARIANYKYTWKDGKEYTATLKNNDTELWINGQLAATIVNHAANLLNAAEQTYNIKLEEAVPAHPVTDFTNQPTEAAKALVGKLVPINLVADICGNGKNVTTVKQYEANIIEPLQVKKGEIKNFIDAQNEGSTIDVTDAFTYYSWNDNNQVVAKTGKGDLAEKLYEFYQVREAGWPLVAGSSTLDVTKIKTNLKPEGGNLEPVEGYTQGSLPANVEIKYEQKLVDGKLKDVLTYYNYSGTPVNKAYKLFIPVEYGYKWKTLINVYEVTVAPNSGTPGN, encoded by the coding sequence ATGAACAAAAAATTTCTAAGTGCAATCCTGTTCGGAGCTTTAATGGTAGGTTCTACAGGAACGTTCACGTCTTGTAAGGACTACGATGATGACATCAAGGACCTGCAGGGACAACTGGACAAGAAAGCTTCACTTGATGAATTGAACTCTAAGGTAAGTGCTTTAGAGGCTGCCATCAATGGAGCTAAGACTGATGCGACTGCTGCTAAGACTAAAGCAGAAGAAGCACTGACCAAAGCTCAAGAAGCATTGGACAAAGCTGGACAAGGGGGCTCATCTGCAGAAATCGAAGCTCTGAAAGCAGCTTTGGAAAAAGCACAGTCTGATTTGCAAAAGCAAATCGACAAATTGGCTTCTTTGGATGATGTAACAGCAAAAGTTGCTGCTTTGAAAAAAGAGCTCGAAGCAGACTTTGTTACTGATGAGAAGTTGCAAGTTTTATCTACAAAGGTTCAAACTTTGACTGATGAAGTAGTTAAATTGATCGGTCACCGTTTGACTAGTCTGGCTGTAATACCGACTACTCATATTAATGGTATCGCTGCTATCACTTTCACTACTTTGCAATATACTCCGCAGAAGTATCAGGTAGTAGCTGATCACAAATCAGAAGTACATGCAACAACTCCGGTTCTGGACCACGTTAATGCTGCGACTAAAGCTAATTACATTTCTACGGAAAAGAATAAAGCTTATTTCCATGTAAGTCCGAGTATAGGTATCCGTACTCAAGATATCAAATTGCCTTCATTCGATGGTTTGAAGTCTGAGAACATCATAACCAGAGCAGGTGTTGAAATTACTAACAATAAGCCTATCGAAGTTACTGGATATAACATCAATGATAAGGGCGTATTGGAAGTAACATTCAAGAAAGAAAAGAGCTTCTTGAATACACAGCTTAATACTTCTACGACTGGTACTAAAGAATCATTCTATATGGCTTCTTTGAAAGCTCCTATTGCAGAAGCTAACTACACAGAAGACGAAGCTAAGGATCTTGCAGCTGGTAAGATTGATGGTGTTTATGTAAACTCTGAATATGCCCGTATCGAGGAACTCATCAAGTTACCTTATCTTGCTAACATGAGAACTGATTATAGCAAGACAACTACTGGTAACTTTGCTGATGAAACTCAGACTGATGCTAACGGCAAATTCTATGTTCACTATCATGACTCTATCTGCCTGTATAAGTCTGATGCAAACTCTTTGATCGATGTTTACCAGCCCTACGACAAAGCTCTTGATCTGAAGACATTGGTGAAAGTTTGTGTAAGTGATATCAATAACGATCATAGCAAACATGAAGGTTTGGATAACTATGCTGACTATGGTTTGGCATTCCGTTTCCGTTTGGCTAATGCTGCTTACATTCCGCAGAACGATAATACAAACAAGACTGACCAGCAGAAGTTTGCTCAAATCGATTCTCCTGAAAGTGGTATCATGACATCTAAAGTATATAACATTCCTGAATCAGCTACAGCTGTAGGTCGTGAGCCTATCGTTTGCGTATCTTTGATCGATACTCAAAACGGTAACGCTTTGATCGCTCAACGTTATATCAAGATTAAATGGACTATGGAAGGTAAGACTCTGTCTGTTCCATTCCAGCCTACTCTGTTCAATTGCACTGTTGAAAACCGTGTTAATACAGAAATGATGAACACAATGATCTACGACAAGGCTAAGACTGGTGGTATGACTAAGAATGAATTCCATTCTATCTATACTCAGTTCGTAGATGGTACAGGTGCTGGTACAGCTATAGATATCGCTAATCCTGAAGAAGGTGTTGAATCTCACAATATCTTGTGGACATTGTCTGAAACTGATCTGGGCGTATTCTGGCCTACTCAGCAAGAAAAGACATTCACTAAGACTGTGACTTACAAAGATCCTAAGGGTATCAATGCTGACATTACAGTTGTAATGACAAGAACTATCTACATGCCTGCTCTGAACGTTTGGGGCCATATGGGTACTTACTGGAAGGGTGACAAGGTATATGAAGTATTCAACATCAACCCGATCGTTTACGGTACTAAGGAATCTAACCCGGCATGGAACGTAGTTACAGGTACCAACCCAACATGTAACATCTATACTGACCTGTTGAATGGCTTCTTGGATGACAGATATAAGAAACCGACTGACGGTGCTGCAGGTGTAGTATATTACACTGACAAGAATGTAGCTGGTAAGAAATTCTACTATCCTTCTTTCGGTCCTGCACAAGCTGGCGCTACTATGGGAGCTAACTCTAATGGTATCTATTACAATGATCTGGGTGTAAGATTTGTATTTGACAAGGCAAGAATTGCTAACTACAAGTATACTTGGAAAGACGGTAAAGAATACACAGCTACGTTGAAGAACAATGATACTGAATTGTGGATCAACGGTCAATTGGCTGCAACTATTGTGAACCATGCAGCTAACCTGTTGAACGCAGCTGAACAAACTTACAACATTAAGTTGGAAGAAGCTGTTCCTGCTCATCCTGTTACTGACTTTACTAATCAGCCGACAGAAGCTGCTAAAGCATTGGTTGGTAAGCTTGTTCCTATCAATTTGGTAGCTGATATCTGTGGTAATGGTAAGAATGTAACTACAGTTAAGCAATATGAAGCTAACATCATCGAACCGTTACAGGTTAAGAAGGGTGAAATTAAGAACTTCATCGATGCTCAAAACGAAGGTAGTACAATTGATGTAACTGACGCATTCACTTACTATTCTTGGAATGACAACAACCAGGTTGTTGCTAAGACTGGCAAGGGTGACTTAGCAGAAAAACTGTATGAGTTCTACCAAGTAAGAGAAGCAGGTTGGCCGTTGGTAGCTGGTTCTAGCACTTTGGATGTAACTAAGATCAAGACTAACTTGAAACCTGAAGGTGGTAACTTGGAACCTGTTGAAGGTTACACTCAAGGTAGCTTGCCTGCAAACGTTGAGATTAAGTACGAACAGAAACTTGTTGATGGTAAATTGAAAGACGTTCTGACTTATTACAACTATAGCGGTACTCCGGTTAACAAGGCATACAAGCTGTTTATCCCGGTTGAATATGGCTACAAGTGGAAGACTCTGATCAATGTTTATGAAGTGACTGTAGCTCCTAACTCAGGAACTCCTGGTAACTAA
- a CDS encoding aminoacyl-histidine dipeptidase — translation MSTILQLAPQNVWKHFYSLTQIPRPSGHMEKITEFLVNFGKGLGLESFVDEIGNVIIRKAATPGMENRKGVILQAHMDMVPQKNNDTVHDFTKDPIETYIDGDWVKAKGTTLGADNGLGVAAIMAVLEDSSLKHGPLEALITKDEETGMYGAFGLKPGTLKGEILLNLDSEDEGELYIGCAGGIDLTATLEYKEEAPAADLVARKVTLKGLRGGHSGLEINQGRGNANKLLARIVHDVLIEFDSQLASFEGGNMRNAIPREACAVLVFNPEDTEGLEDYIKEYEAQINAEYAPIESGITLTVESVELPATIVPTEIQDNMINVLMACQDGVMRMIPTVPDTVETSSNLAIVIIGGGKAEVRILARSSCDTMKEFLADSLTACFAMAGMKVELSGGYSGWQPNVDSPILHAMKLSYKQQFGVEPAVKVIHAGLECGIIGANCPGLDMISFGPTLRSPHSPDERALIPTVSKFYDFLVATLEQTPEK, via the coding sequence ATGAGTACAATCTTGCAATTAGCTCCACAGAATGTGTGGAAGCATTTTTATTCGCTGACTCAAATTCCCCGTCCGTCCGGACACATGGAGAAGATAACCGAGTTCCTTGTTAATTTTGGAAAAGGCTTAGGCTTGGAATCATTTGTCGATGAAATAGGCAATGTTATCATTCGTAAAGCTGCTACTCCGGGGATGGAAAACCGCAAAGGCGTCATTCTTCAGGCGCACATGGATATGGTGCCCCAGAAGAACAATGATACTGTTCACGATTTTACAAAAGATCCTATTGAAACCTATATCGATGGCGATTGGGTGAAAGCTAAAGGTACTACATTGGGTGCAGACAATGGTCTGGGCGTTGCAGCTATTATGGCTGTGCTCGAAGATAGCAGTCTGAAACATGGCCCGTTGGAAGCCCTGATTACGAAAGATGAGGAAACAGGCATGTACGGTGCTTTCGGCTTGAAGCCAGGTACACTGAAAGGTGAAATCCTGTTGAATCTTGATTCTGAAGATGAAGGCGAATTATATATTGGCTGTGCCGGTGGTATCGATCTGACTGCTACATTGGAATATAAAGAAGAAGCACCTGCTGCCGATCTTGTAGCCCGTAAGGTTACTTTGAAAGGTCTGCGTGGTGGTCACTCCGGTCTGGAGATCAATCAGGGTCGTGGAAATGCTAATAAGCTCTTAGCTCGCATAGTGCATGATGTCTTGATTGAGTTTGATTCTCAGTTGGCAAGTTTTGAGGGTGGAAATATGCGTAATGCTATTCCTCGTGAAGCATGTGCTGTATTGGTGTTTAATCCTGAAGATACGGAAGGACTGGAAGATTATATTAAGGAATATGAAGCACAGATCAATGCGGAATACGCTCCGATTGAAAGCGGTATCACTCTGACTGTTGAATCTGTTGAGCTTCCTGCAACTATTGTTCCTACGGAAATTCAAGACAATATGATTAATGTATTGATGGCTTGTCAGGATGGCGTGATGCGTATGATTCCTACTGTGCCTGATACAGTGGAAACTTCTTCTAATCTGGCTATTGTTATTATTGGTGGTGGTAAAGCGGAAGTTCGTATCCTGGCACGTAGCTCTTGCGATACAATGAAAGAATTTCTGGCTGACAGCCTGACTGCTTGTTTTGCTATGGCTGGTATGAAGGTGGAATTAAGTGGAGGTTATTCGGGTTGGCAGCCTAATGTGGATTCTCCTATTCTGCACGCCATGAAGTTGTCTTATAAGCAACAATTCGGTGTAGAACCGGCAGTGAAAGTAATTCATGCAGGTTTGGAATGTGGTATTATTGGTGCTAACTGTCCGGGATTGGATATGATTTCCTTCGGACCAACGTTGCGCTCTCCGCACTCACCGGATGAACGTGCTTTGATTCCGACAGTTTCCAAGTTCTATGATTTCTTGGTAGCTACATTGGAACAGACACCGGAAAAGTAA